One Kitasatospora sp. MAP12-44 DNA segment encodes these proteins:
- a CDS encoding DUF234 domain-containing protein, whose amino-acid sequence MDDFLGRDRELDQLNRMLRRVEAGGRAGRPGRAVLMRGRRRVGKSRLAEEFIDRAGVPCLFFTASAQSSVQADVRLFTAAAESSTLPGAASFRGQAPQDWDAALSLLANAVPLDRPSIVVLDEMPYLIANDPGFEGTLQKLFDRELSKRPVLLLCIGSDLAMMEALNEYGRPFHQRATEMVVPPMSPAAVAGMLRLPPAEAFDAYLVSGGLPLILDEWPDGTGVLDYLADAVHDPTSALLVSAERALAAEFPTEAQARQVLGAIGSGERSYSLIGRAAGGMPHASLGRALQLLTAKRVVDAVTPLSGQPSKETRYLVADPYLRFWLQFIGPYLSEIERGRGDLVLDRIRKSWTSWRGRAIEPVVREALHRMPAGVLPEGTGVVGGYWTRSNDPEIDIVAADRGPIAKRITAVGSVKWLEQRPFDAHDLAELAVHRSQLPGADPSTPLLAVARSGCTVQGLTVVGPEELLTAWQ is encoded by the coding sequence GTGGACGACTTCCTCGGTCGCGATCGCGAACTCGACCAGCTGAACCGCATGCTGCGCCGCGTGGAAGCAGGCGGTCGCGCCGGTCGCCCCGGGCGCGCCGTCCTCATGCGGGGCCGCCGCCGCGTGGGCAAGTCCCGGCTGGCGGAGGAGTTCATCGACCGTGCAGGGGTGCCCTGCCTCTTTTTCACGGCCTCCGCGCAGTCGTCCGTCCAGGCCGATGTTCGCCTCTTCACCGCCGCGGCAGAGAGCTCCACGCTTCCCGGAGCCGCCTCCTTCCGCGGGCAGGCCCCGCAGGACTGGGACGCCGCGCTCTCCCTGCTCGCCAACGCGGTGCCGCTGGACCGGCCGAGCATCGTGGTCCTGGACGAGATGCCGTACCTGATCGCCAACGACCCGGGTTTCGAGGGCACACTCCAGAAACTGTTCGACCGGGAGCTCTCCAAGCGTCCGGTGCTGCTCCTGTGCATCGGCTCCGACCTCGCCATGATGGAGGCGCTGAACGAGTACGGGAGGCCGTTCCACCAGCGAGCCACCGAAATGGTCGTCCCGCCGATGAGCCCCGCAGCGGTCGCCGGGATGCTGCGCCTGCCGCCTGCCGAGGCCTTCGACGCCTATCTGGTCTCCGGCGGTCTGCCGCTCATCCTCGATGAGTGGCCGGACGGAACCGGGGTTCTCGACTACCTCGCCGACGCCGTTCACGACCCCACATCGGCGCTCCTGGTCAGCGCAGAGCGGGCGCTGGCGGCCGAGTTCCCGACCGAGGCTCAGGCGCGGCAGGTGCTGGGTGCGATCGGTTCGGGTGAGCGAAGCTACTCGCTGATCGGTCGGGCGGCCGGTGGGATGCCGCACGCATCACTCGGACGGGCGCTCCAACTGCTCACCGCCAAGCGGGTGGTGGATGCGGTGACCCCGCTCTCCGGTCAGCCGTCGAAGGAGACCCGGTACCTGGTCGCCGACCCTTATCTTCGTTTCTGGCTGCAGTTCATCGGGCCCTATCTGTCCGAGATCGAACGCGGCCGGGGGGATCTCGTACTGGACCGGATCAGGAAGTCCTGGACGTCCTGGCGGGGCAGGGCGATCGAGCCCGTCGTCCGGGAGGCATTGCACCGGATGCCGGCCGGAGTGCTGCCCGAGGGCACCGGCGTGGTGGGCGGCTACTGGACCAGGAGCAATGACCCGGAGATCGACATCGTGGCGGCCGACCGTGGCCCGATCGCCAAGCGGATCACCGCGGTCGGCTCGGTGAAGTGGCTGGAGCAGCGCCCCTTCGACGCGCACGACCTGGCGGAGCTCGCCGTCCACCGCTCGCAGCTCCCCGGCGCCGACCCGTCCACACCGTTGCTGGCGGTGGCCCGCAGTGGCTGCACGGTGCAGGGCCTGACCGTCGTCGGGCCCGAGGAACTGCTGACGGCCTGGCAGTAG
- a CDS encoding ATP-binding protein produces the protein MPSSSIPKPTRVMGRSQEWSSLTRFVQRGGPALHIGLLSGRRRHGKSFLLRALAEATGGLYVTAVQEEGRLAAQRRFTAALAGYAGLPAGTVELDDWQQILTTALELVERRRATGALPLLIIDELPYLLDHSPEIPSLLQHLYDDSQAGQAPGGRLVLCGSAMSVMTELLSGNKALRGRAALDMRLGQFDYRAAGRFWGVDEPTVALRLHAVLGGAPGYRQLVQDAPPGTLEEFDDWVVENLLDPDLGLFTRNETEHLLREDPRITRRTLYYDILTAVAGGATTPTKIGGVIGRERTALAHPLSVLESAGYLRRSQDLLHTRNPTISVTDPIIRFNQLITVPYADLLDRREARQVWEASRATFASQILGPHFEELSRGWTRDFAGAQSLGGRLVGAVGTTAVHDAAGRAKHEVDVVALAPGRRPGAGGASIILLGEAKATLQRRTPGDIERLERIRQLLTSEGHRAEGATLAVFSLTGFSPELEQLAAQREDVLLVGIDALYGH, from the coding sequence ATGCCTTCGAGCTCGATCCCCAAGCCCACCCGGGTCATGGGCCGCTCCCAGGAGTGGTCCTCGCTGACCCGCTTCGTCCAGCGCGGTGGACCCGCCCTGCACATCGGCCTGCTGTCGGGCCGGCGCCGCCACGGCAAGTCCTTCCTGCTCCGCGCACTGGCCGAGGCCACCGGCGGTCTGTACGTCACGGCGGTGCAGGAGGAGGGGCGGCTGGCGGCGCAGCGGCGGTTCACGGCGGCGCTGGCGGGCTACGCCGGGCTGCCCGCCGGCACGGTGGAACTCGACGACTGGCAGCAGATCCTGACCACCGCCCTGGAACTCGTCGAGCGGCGTCGAGCCACCGGCGCGCTGCCCCTGCTGATCATCGACGAGCTGCCCTACCTGCTCGACCACTCACCCGAGATCCCCTCGCTGCTCCAGCACCTCTACGACGACTCGCAGGCGGGACAGGCACCCGGCGGCAGGTTGGTGCTCTGCGGCTCGGCGATGAGCGTGATGACGGAACTGCTGTCGGGGAACAAGGCGCTACGCGGCCGTGCCGCGCTGGACATGCGGCTGGGCCAGTTCGACTACCGTGCCGCGGGCCGGTTCTGGGGAGTGGACGAGCCGACGGTGGCGCTTCGCCTGCATGCCGTACTCGGTGGGGCGCCCGGCTACCGGCAGTTGGTGCAGGATGCTCCGCCCGGCACGTTGGAGGAGTTCGACGACTGGGTCGTGGAGAACCTGCTCGACCCCGATCTGGGCCTCTTCACCCGCAACGAGACCGAGCACCTGCTCCGCGAGGACCCCAGGATCACCCGGCGGACGCTCTACTACGACATCCTCACCGCGGTGGCCGGGGGCGCGACCACCCCCACGAAGATCGGCGGGGTCATCGGCCGGGAGCGGACGGCCTTGGCACACCCGTTGTCCGTGCTGGAGTCGGCGGGTTACCTGCGCCGTAGCCAGGACCTTCTGCACACGCGCAATCCGACGATCAGCGTCACCGACCCGATCATCCGCTTCAACCAGCTGATCACCGTGCCGTACGCGGACCTGCTCGACCGGCGCGAGGCGCGTCAGGTGTGGGAGGCGTCCAGGGCGACGTTCGCCTCGCAGATCCTGGGCCCGCACTTCGAGGAGCTCTCGCGCGGCTGGACGCGCGACTTCGCCGGAGCGCAGTCGCTGGGCGGCCGCCTGGTCGGTGCGGTGGGGACCACCGCGGTCCACGACGCGGCCGGTCGGGCCAAGCACGAGGTCGACGTCGTCGCCCTGGCGCCCGGGCGGCGCCCGGGCGCGGGCGGCGCGAGCATCATCCTGCTCGGAGAGGCGAAGGCGACCCTGCAGCGTCGCACGCCCGGTGACATCGAACGCCTGGAGCGCATCAGGCAGTTGCTCACGTCAGAGGGCCACCGGGCCGAAGGCGCCACGCTCGCGGTCTTCTCGCTCACGGGATTCAGCCCGGAGCTGGAGCAGCTGGCCGCGCAGCGCGAGGACGTCCTGTTGGTCGGCATCGACGCGCTCTACGGGCACTGA